In the bacterium genome, GTCTACGCCCTGGCTGAGTACGGCCTGGCCTCAGGCGATCCGGTGGGGAAAGAGTATGCGGAAAAGACCTTTGATGTGATCCAGCGCAGCAGTGCGGACTGTTATCTCGGCGGCTTCTGGGAGATGTTTTACCGGGATTGGTCGTTAAAGCCCGGCGGTGAGTTCGGTGGAGATCGCAAAACCCTGGATGTGCATATGCATCTCATGGAAGCGTTCACCGCCCTGTACGAGCTGACCGGCGCCCCTTCGCATCGACGCAAACTGGAGCAGATCATCGCCCTGCTGGTCCACAAAATGCTCCACCCGCAATTCGGCACCGGCATGGCTCAGTTCGACGGTGCCTTTCAACCGTTGCCAGCCATTCTGTTCCGCGACGTCTGGGGCTCGGATCGTGCCGTGGATGAACCGGCCCGCCCCATCAACAATACCAACTATGGCCATAACATTGAGTTCTGCTGGCTGCTCAAGCTGGCGCTCGAGGTGCTGCAGAGCGACCTGTCGCCGTATCTGCCTGTCATCCGCAGAATGGTGGACCAGGCCCACGAGTACGGCGTCGATTGGGAATACGGCGGCATGTTCGTCGAAGGCCCCAACGACGGACCAGCCACGCAGATGCTGAAAGAGTTCTGGCAGCAGGCTGAGGCGTTAACCGGATTTCTCGATGCGGTCATTCTTTTCAATGAACAAAAGTACTGGGATGCGTTCGAGAACATTCTGAACTTTGTCTGGGAAAAGAACATCAACCATGAGGTGGGGGAATGGTATGCTCTGTTGGAGCGGGATGGCCGCGTCAAGTGGGACTATCTGGGCCACGAGTGGAAGATCAGCTACCATACGGTGCGGGCGGTGATCG is a window encoding:
- a CDS encoding N-acylglucosamine 2-epimerase; protein product: MKEVSLSSALTLPIRDRVQRSIDLLEPYLTDQLLPFWLDHSIDHEHGGFLSYFDRNGKPTGKTNKTLICQLRMIYSMSHAHRTGLGGGRCLAAAQQGVEFVRKHFWDPEFGGWYWITDRTGHIINDGKIMYGQSFGVYALAEYGLASGDPVGKEYAEKTFDVIQRSSADCYLGGFWEMFYRDWSLKPGGEFGGDRKTLDVHMHLMEAFTALYELTGAPSHRRKLEQIIALLVHKMLHPQFGTGMAQFDGAFQPLPAILFRDVWGSDRAVDEPARPINNTNYGHNIEFCWLLKLALEVLQSDLSPYLPVIRRMVDQAHEYGVDWEYGGMFVEGPNDGPATQMLKEFWQQAEALTGFLDAVILFNEQKYWDAFENILNFVWEKNINHEVGEWYALLERDGRVKWDYLGHEWKISYHTVRAVIETLKRLKLIRERLHS